From a region of the Fusobacterium periodonticum ATCC 33693 genome:
- a CDS encoding cation diffusion facilitator family transporter gives MKNNNEEKRESVIVKTSIIGILVNILLVIFKAIVGFFSNSIAIILDAVNNLSDALSSIVTIIATKIADSEPDKKHPLGHGRVEYLSAMIVAGIIFYAGITSLIESVKKVINPEKVEYSKITLLVLLVSIILKLVLGKYVKTKGENFNSPSLIASGSDATSDAILSLSVLLSAILYIFTKINIEAYVGVLISIFIIKAGLEIFMDAVNDILGKRVDKDIKVKIKKTICEIENVYGAYDLVLHNYGPDKFIGSVHIEIPDAMTADEIDPLERHITDVVLKKHNVYLSGITIYSMNTKNEEFKKIHSDILKTVMSNEGVLEFHGFYIEEKNKSIRFDIIIDYSVKNREKIYNKILKDVKSKYPNYTINIKVDIDI, from the coding sequence ATGAAGAATAATAATGAAGAAAAAAGAGAAAGTGTTATTGTAAAAACAAGTATTATAGGAATTTTAGTAAATATTTTATTAGTAATCTTTAAAGCTATTGTAGGTTTCTTTTCAAATTCAATTGCTATCATATTGGATGCTGTAAATAATTTAAGTGATGCTCTATCTTCTATTGTTACAATTATTGCAACTAAAATTGCTGACTCTGAACCTGATAAGAAACATCCACTTGGCCATGGTAGAGTTGAATATTTAAGTGCAATGATAGTTGCAGGTATCATTTTCTATGCTGGAATAACTTCATTGATAGAATCTGTCAAAAAAGTTATTAATCCAGAAAAGGTAGAGTATTCTAAAATTACTCTTCTTGTATTGTTAGTTTCAATTATATTAAAGTTAGTATTAGGTAAATATGTAAAAACTAAAGGGGAGAATTTTAATTCTCCCTCTCTTATAGCCTCTGGTTCAGATGCTACAAGTGATGCCATACTTTCTCTTTCAGTATTATTATCAGCTATCCTATATATTTTTACAAAGATTAATATAGAAGCCTATGTTGGAGTACTTATTTCAATCTTTATCATAAAAGCTGGACTTGAAATATTTATGGATGCTGTAAATGATATTCTAGGAAAAAGAGTAGATAAAGATATTAAAGTAAAAATTAAAAAAACTATTTGTGAAATTGAGAATGTTTATGGAGCCTATGACTTAGTTTTACATAACTATGGTCCTGATAAATTTATTGGTTCAGTTCATATAGAAATACCAGATGCTATGACTGCTGATGAAATCGATCCTCTTGAAAGACACATAACTGATGTAGTTTTAAAAAAACATAATGTCTATTTATCAGGAATTACAATATATTCTATGAATACTAAAAATGAAGAATTTAAAAAGATTCATTCTGATATCTTAAAAACTGTTATGTCTAATGAAGGAGTTTTAGAATTTCATGGATTCTATATAGAAGAAAAGAATAAATCTATAAGATTTGATATCATAATTGATTATTCTGTAAAAAATAGAGAAAAAATCTATAATAAAATTTTAAAGGATGTTAAAAGCAAATACCCAAACTATACAATAAATATTAAAGTGGATATAGATATATAA